In Bacillota bacterium, one DNA window encodes the following:
- a CDS encoding DNA repair exonuclease, which yields MIKILHTSDLHLDGGREERWAALAEIVKLGREERIDVMVICGDLFDRHADVEGLYPLWKRVWAGADFRVLILPGNCDADSYPEGLFPGERVEVIRNFDEPVKIGGVRFWGMSGSVFGSARIAAALYSRKEEPGGGDTEILLYHGELLDSCFSRQDFGDEGYEHYMPLKLAYLKGLPFDYILAGHLHSRFAVWNLECGGYFVYPGSPVSITRHETGLRKVNIFTVGDRPCARELATLHYEEVKIHLDPWGDDRNPVEIVGECLEKLPVTAEVILSVKGFVDGGRLGMDRRELVKEIDRVAAPRCNGEINHEFEDIRPVLENEIFRQFNEKIVEADFSEEKKAGVREMLVRAMMGVNT from the coding sequence GTGATCAAGATATTGCATACCTCGGATCTGCATCTTGATGGAGGAAGGGAGGAGAGGTGGGCTGCACTTGCAGAGATTGTCAAGCTGGGCAGGGAGGAGCGGATCGATGTTATGGTCATCTGCGGCGATCTTTTTGACAGGCATGCCGATGTGGAAGGTTTGTACCCGCTCTGGAAAAGGGTATGGGCAGGCGCTGACTTTCGGGTTCTGATCCTGCCCGGCAACTGCGATGCTGACAGTTACCCGGAGGGCCTCTTTCCGGGAGAACGGGTAGAGGTTATCCGCAACTTTGATGAGCCGGTCAAGATAGGGGGCGTCAGGTTCTGGGGAATGTCCGGCAGTGTTTTTGGAAGTGCACGGATTGCCGCCGCCCTCTATTCCCGGAAGGAGGAACCGGGCGGGGGGGATACGGAGATACTCCTTTATCATGGAGAGCTTCTGGACTCTTGTTTCAGCAGGCAGGATTTTGGGGATGAGGGATATGAACATTACATGCCCCTGAAATTGGCCTATTTGAAAGGCCTGCCCTTTGATTATATTCTGGCCGGGCATCTTCATTCCCGTTTTGCGGTATGGAATCTGGAGTGCGGAGGTTATTTTGTTTATCCCGGGTCACCTGTTTCGATTACCCGTCACGAGACAGGTTTGCGGAAGGTGAATATTTTTACCGTCGGAGACCGGCCCTGCGCCAGGGAACTTGCAACCTTGCACTACGAAGAGGTGAAAATCCATCTTGACCCCTGGGGTGACGATCGTAACCCCGTCGAGATTGTTGGCGAGTGTCTGGAAAAACTCCCCGTCACGGCAGAAGTGATCCTGTCTGTGAAGGGATTTGTTGACGGGGGGAGGTTGGGCATGGACAGGAGGGAACTTGTAAAAGAAATTGACCGTGTCGCTGCCCCACGCTGCAACGGTGAAATAAATCATGAATTCGAGGACATCCGCCCCGTGCTGGAAAATGAAATCTTCCGCCAGTTCAACGAGAAAATCGTGGAGGCGGATTTTTCGGAAGAAAAAAAGGC
- a CDS encoding DNA topoisomerase III yields the protein MGKILVVAEKPSVGRDLARILKSRKKEDGYMDGSDYVVTWAIGHLAKLYDPGDYDQKFKRWSMGNLPLIPPRMKIKVDPKHKKQFDTVKMLMNSTQVASIICATDAGREGELIFRYIYELAGCKKPVERLWISSMVDEAIKKGFQSLRPGNEFDNLFYSARCRSEADWLVGINATRAFTVRLGHLFSVGRVQTPTLALLVQRQEEIDNFVAQDYWEIRAHYPGFSGLWYDYRKKVSRTYDQNRAREIATKVEGKNGIISNVREETKRELPPQLYDLNELQRDANKSFGYPAQKTLDIAQKLYEKYKVITYPRTDSRYLQEEMVPGLKALIENMGAGNPSYRQYADYLLGLPELPITGRIVDNRKVTDHHAIIPTGKTANLPLPDRKIYDLVALRLLAAFYPPHIYKITSITAEIEGEHFVSRGKVVEQEGWKGLHGNISEETGNENESRTDSRSVKDTDREQILPALHEGDPVRVCSTEILQKKTRPPAHYTEATLLSAMENAGRFVDDDELKEHLKERGLGTPATRAGIIERLIAVGYLTREGKKLVPTRKGIGLIGVVPSELKSPEMTGAWEQKLNDIKKGLLKPTEFMVDIKDYTAHVVGEAGRVDAGKIGAWEKDEGENNTGHRASTGRSLGSCPSCKKGEVVANSKGYGCNRWRGGCTFFIGRQILGRRIGIEDVKRLILEGETGLIEGFTSKKGKKFRARLVLEEGGRISFKFT from the coding sequence GTGGGGAAGATTTTGGTCGTGGCGGAGAAACCCTCGGTGGGGCGTGATCTGGCCCGGATCTTGAAATCCCGCAAGAAAGAAGACGGGTATATGGATGGTTCCGATTATGTGGTTACCTGGGCTATTGGCCATCTGGCCAAGCTTTACGATCCAGGTGATTACGACCAGAAATTCAAAAGGTGGAGCATGGGCAATTTGCCATTGATCCCTCCCCGGATGAAGATCAAGGTGGACCCCAAGCACAAGAAACAGTTTGATACGGTCAAGATGCTGATGAACAGTACCCAGGTTGCATCCATCATCTGCGCTACCGATGCCGGACGCGAGGGGGAACTGATCTTTCGCTATATTTATGAACTGGCCGGGTGCAAGAAGCCGGTTGAACGGCTGTGGATTTCCAGCATGGTGGACGAGGCCATCAAGAAGGGGTTCCAGTCCCTCAGGCCCGGGAATGAATTCGATAATCTTTTTTATTCCGCACGTTGCCGTTCCGAAGCCGACTGGCTTGTCGGTATCAATGCTACCCGTGCTTTCACGGTGCGTCTGGGCCATCTGTTCTCGGTCGGCCGTGTGCAGACACCCACACTGGCCTTACTGGTCCAGCGACAGGAAGAGATCGACAACTTCGTGGCACAGGATTACTGGGAAATCCGTGCTCATTACCCCGGTTTCAGCGGCCTCTGGTACGATTACCGCAAGAAAGTGAGCCGTACCTACGACCAGAACAGAGCCCGGGAGATAGCAACGAAGGTAGAGGGCAAGAATGGCATTATCAGCAATGTCCGGGAGGAAACAAAAAGGGAACTTCCTCCGCAACTCTACGACCTGAATGAACTTCAGCGTGACGCCAACAAAAGCTTCGGTTATCCGGCCCAGAAGACTCTCGATATAGCCCAGAAATTGTATGAAAAATACAAGGTGATCACCTACCCCCGTACCGATAGCCGTTATCTACAGGAAGAGATGGTCCCCGGCCTGAAGGCGTTGATTGAAAATATGGGGGCCGGCAACCCTTCCTACCGTCAGTATGCCGATTATCTGCTCGGCCTGCCCGAGCTGCCGATCACCGGGCGGATCGTGGACAACCGCAAGGTGACTGATCATCATGCCATCATCCCCACGGGAAAGACAGCCAATCTTCCATTGCCCGACCGTAAAATTTATGACCTTGTTGCCCTTCGCTTGCTGGCTGCTTTCTACCCGCCGCATATCTATAAAATCACGTCGATCACGGCAGAGATAGAGGGGGAACATTTTGTTTCACGGGGCAAGGTGGTGGAACAGGAGGGGTGGAAGGGTCTCCATGGAAATATTTCCGAGGAAACCGGAAATGAAAATGAAAGCCGCACCGATTCCCGTTCCGTGAAAGATACTGACCGGGAACAGATACTGCCGGCGCTGCACGAGGGAGACCCTGTCAGGGTTTGCAGTACGGAAATACTCCAGAAAAAAACCAGGCCTCCGGCTCACTACACCGAGGCAACCCTGCTTTCAGCCATGGAGAACGCGGGGCGGTTTGTCGATGATGATGAACTGAAGGAACACCTGAAAGAGAGGGGATTGGGTACCCCGGCCACCCGTGCGGGCATTATCGAACGCTTGATTGCCGTGGGCTACCTGACGAGGGAGGGGAAGAAACTTGTTCCTACCCGAAAGGGGATTGGCCTGATCGGTGTGGTTCCATCAGAGCTGAAATCTCCGGAGATGACCGGCGCATGGGAGCAGAAACTGAATGACATCAAGAAGGGACTTCTGAAGCCGACGGAATTCATGGTTGATATAAAGGATTATACTGCACACGTGGTGGGGGAAGCCGGGCGGGTGGATGCAGGGAAAATCGGGGCGTGGGAAAAAGATGAAGGGGAAAACAATACCGGGCACCGGGCTTCAACGGGCCGATCGTTGGGTAGTTGCCCTTCCTGCAAGAAAGGCGAGGTAGTCGCCAACTCGAAGGGATACGGCTGCAACAGATGGCGGGGAGGGTGCACTTTTTTTATCGGGCGGCAGATACTCGGGCGGCGGATAGGGATAGAAGACGTGAAACGGCTGATTCTTGAAGGAGAAACAGGCCTGATCGAGGGATTCACCTCGAAAAAAGGAAAGAAATTCAGGGCGCGCCTGGTTCTGGAAGAAGGTGGCCGTATCAGCTTCAAATTTACCTGA
- a CDS encoding ABC transporter substrate-binding protein has protein sequence MKKIISIVLLFALALTGIGCSEGTETGDKEIVFANAGWESIMFHNAVAGVIAEEVFGYTWTEVPGTTAVMHEGILKGEIDVNMENWTDNIAPYEGDLAAGKFEELGINFDDNYQGIYVPRYVIEGDPERGIEASAPDLKYVWDLKDHAELFPDDEKPGMGRIYGAIPGWEIDEIMHKKYLHYNLDDNFEYFRPGSDPALQAAITSAYERGEPVAAYYWEPTWLMGKYDMVLLDDEPYDKDTFLDGKCMPPAVKVTITASNKFADDETNRGFMEFLGRYRTSSQLTSEALAYMQETGTEDYVEVARWFLGEHEELVDAWLDPADAQTLKNILGK, from the coding sequence ATGAAAAAGATAATAAGTATAGTTTTGCTTTTTGCTCTTGCTTTGACAGGTATCGGTTGCTCCGAGGGAACGGAAACCGGGGACAAGGAAATTGTCTTCGCCAATGCCGGTTGGGAGAGTATAATGTTTCACAATGCTGTAGCCGGGGTAATAGCGGAAGAAGTATTTGGATACACCTGGACCGAGGTTCCCGGTACCACCGCAGTAATGCACGAAGGCATATTGAAAGGCGAAATAGACGTGAACATGGAAAATTGGACTGACAATATTGCTCCATATGAAGGAGACCTGGCGGCAGGCAAGTTTGAAGAATTGGGTATAAACTTTGATGACAATTACCAGGGTATATATGTTCCCAGATATGTGATTGAAGGTGATCCGGAAAGGGGCATCGAGGCTTCTGCTCCGGATTTGAAATATGTATGGGATTTGAAAGATCATGCCGAATTGTTCCCGGATGATGAAAAACCGGGTATGGGAAGGATATATGGCGCCATCCCCGGCTGGGAAATAGATGAAATCATGCATAAAAAATATTTACACTACAACCTCGATGACAATTTCGAGTATTTCAGGCCAGGTTCCGATCCCGCCCTGCAAGCAGCCATAACATCCGCATATGAGAGGGGAGAACCTGTCGCTGCATACTACTGGGAACCAACCTGGTTGATGGGCAAGTATGACATGGTGCTGTTGGACGATGAGCCTTACGACAAGGATACGTTCCTTGACGGCAAGTGTATGCCCCCGGCAGTAAAAGTAACCATAACTGCAAGCAACAAATTTGCAGACGATGAAACCAACAGGGGCTTCATGGAATTTCTAGGCCGTTACAGAACATCGAGCCAGTTGACATCGGAGGCCCTGGCCTACATGCAGGAAACCGGTACCGAAGACTATGTTGAAGTTGCCAGATGGTTCCTCGGGGAACATGAAGAGTTGGTGGATGCATGGCTGGATCCTGCAGACGCTCAAACCTTGAAAAATATTCTGGGAAAGTAG
- a CDS encoding ABC transporter permease subunit gives MSMLYGFPFILPINLEAIDDAVRAFSIKYDVFFDGIRNVLTVFVNFIYNTLNFIPWYVVILLVFVLGWRLSKKIKNGVLYCSLLLFIGATGLWGMMNETLSIIIASVIISLILGFPLGILISANDRADGMIRPLLDTMQTMPVFVYLIPALLFFGLGKPPAVIATTIYAIVPIIRLTNHGIRQIDKEVLEASLAFGSTNLQSLIKVKIPQALPTIMAGVNQTLMLAISMVVTTSMIGATGLGMEVLIGVQRIQMGRGLLSGTAIVIIAVVMDRLTQGLVKNNEMANE, from the coding sequence ATGAGCATGCTGTATGGTTTTCCCTTCATACTGCCCATAAACCTGGAAGCCATTGACGACGCCGTGAGAGCTTTCAGTATAAAATACGATGTGTTTTTTGATGGCATCAGGAACGTGTTGACTGTTTTTGTCAATTTCATTTACAACACTTTGAATTTCATTCCCTGGTACGTTGTAATTCTGCTGGTTTTTGTCCTCGGATGGAGGTTATCAAAAAAAATCAAGAATGGCGTGTTATATTGCAGCCTGTTGTTGTTCATAGGGGCTACAGGATTGTGGGGGATGATGAATGAAACCCTGTCCATAATCATAGCGTCTGTCATTATCTCGCTGATATTGGGATTCCCCCTGGGAATCCTGATATCAGCCAACGACAGGGCCGACGGAATGATCCGGCCCCTGCTCGACACCATGCAGACCATGCCTGTATTCGTATACCTTATACCGGCCCTGTTGTTTTTTGGTTTGGGTAAACCACCGGCAGTTATTGCCACCACCATCTATGCCATAGTGCCCATTATACGGCTTACGAATCACGGAATAAGACAAATCGACAAAGAAGTTCTGGAAGCTTCACTGGCTTTCGGATCAACAAATCTTCAATCCCTGATAAAAGTCAAAATACCGCAGGCCCTGCCTACAATCATGGCCGGGGTAAATCAAACGCTCATGTTGGCCATATCGATGGTTGTAACCACATCCATGATCGGTGCCACGGGTCTGGGGATGGAGGTACTGATAGGGGTACAGCGTATACAGATGGGCAGGGGGTTGTTGTCCGGCACTGCCATAGTGATCATAGCAGTTGTAATGGATAGATTAACCCAGGGGCTGGTGAAAAACAATGAAATGGCCAATGAATAA
- a CDS encoding glycine betaine/L-proline ABC transporter ATP-binding protein — MKWPMNNILLNTRNVTKLYGTEKSRAIKLKKAGADKDTIYKKTGVTIALWDVSLDIKEGEILVIIGLSGSGKSTLVRCFNMLNKPTSGRIFYRGKNIGKFNRKELNNYRRNQVSMIFQHFGLMSHRNVLGNVEYGLEVKGVPREERHTKAKEMLSMVGLEGYDTEPISSLSGGMKQRVGLARALANDPEILLMDEPFSALDPLVRKDMQFELLTIQRKLDKTIVFITHDINEAFKIGDRVAIMKDGEIIQVATPEKMSEHPADGYVKEFIDNADKTQVITVSSVMITPNSVVRLRDSLGHAINTMKSNGVSSAYVVGEKMRLQGVITIDDTIQANKNNLKITDILIRDVNTTRPDTVLTDIMSMAAKTPFPIAVVDGNGSLKGIVSKVHVLSSML; from the coding sequence ATGAAATGGCCAATGAATAATATTTTGTTAAATACAAGAAACGTGACCAAGCTTTATGGAACAGAAAAATCCAGGGCTATCAAGCTCAAAAAAGCTGGAGCGGACAAGGATACCATTTATAAAAAAACAGGGGTGACAATAGCACTTTGGGATGTATCCCTGGATATAAAGGAAGGAGAAATACTCGTTATAATCGGATTGTCCGGTTCCGGCAAATCCACACTGGTAAGATGTTTCAACATGCTCAACAAACCCACATCGGGGAGGATATTCTACAGGGGGAAAAATATAGGCAAATTCAATAGAAAGGAATTGAACAACTATCGTAGAAACCAGGTTTCCATGATTTTTCAACATTTCGGTCTGATGTCCCATCGAAATGTGCTGGGAAATGTGGAATACGGCCTTGAAGTAAAAGGAGTCCCCAGGGAAGAACGCCACACCAAAGCCAAAGAGATGCTATCCATGGTGGGCCTGGAAGGCTACGATACCGAGCCAATTTCCAGCCTTTCCGGTGGCATGAAACAGAGAGTCGGCCTTGCCAGGGCCCTGGCCAACGACCCGGAAATCCTGCTGATGGACGAGCCTTTCTCGGCCCTGGACCCGTTGGTCAGAAAAGATATGCAGTTCGAGCTCCTGACCATCCAGAGGAAATTGGATAAAACTATAGTTTTCATCACCCACGACATTAACGAGGCATTCAAGATAGGCGACCGGGTGGCCATAATGAAGGACGGGGAAATAATTCAGGTAGCAACCCCGGAAAAAATGAGTGAACACCCAGCCGACGGCTATGTCAAAGAATTTATAGACAATGCGGATAAAACCCAGGTGATCACTGTCAGCAGCGTGATGATTACCCCCAACAGTGTCGTTAGATTGAGGGACAGTCTTGGCCACGCCATAAACACGATGAAAAGCAATGGGGTCTCCAGCGCCTACGTGGTAGGAGAGAAGATGAGGTTGCAGGGAGTGATCACCATTGATGATACCATTCAAGCCAACAAGAACAACCTGAAGATCACGGATATACTGATACGTGATGTGAATACGACCAGGCCGGACACGGTCCTGACCGACATCATGAGCATGGCAGCAAAAACGCCTTTCCCCATTGCCGTGGTTGATGGCAACGGTAGCCTGAAAGGTATAGTGTCCAAGGTGCATGTATTGTCGTCCATGCTGTAG
- a CDS encoding DUF4878 domain-containing protein yields the protein MKVRGNLLLLLAVSLVACMILGGCGGVQSSPAKVVEAYFDAFQQKDMKTAIGYTLNDEMNDEYLANMEELLKDFEIKSYKVEKVEKLNKTQALVSVEVTTAYRGNENKSVTEVDVIKRDGKWYIDDGRDNSDWDEDRSPPEGPRGDMDDHEHGDAENNDDAISGDTDDDRDGEGER from the coding sequence ATGAAGGTCAGGGGAAATTTACTGTTGTTGTTGGCGGTTTCATTGGTCGCCTGCATGATTCTTGGGGGCTGTGGCGGTGTTCAAAGTTCACCGGCGAAGGTGGTCGAAGCCTATTTTGATGCCTTTCAACAGAAAGATATGAAAACGGCCATCGGCTATACCCTGAATGACGAGATGAACGATGAATACCTGGCGAATATGGAAGAGCTTCTGAAGGATTTTGAAATCAAAAGCTACAAAGTGGAGAAAGTTGAAAAACTGAACAAGACTCAGGCACTGGTAAGTGTGGAGGTTACGACAGCGTACAGGGGCAATGAGAACAAATCAGTTACCGAGGTTGATGTGATCAAGAGGGACGGGAAATGGTATATCGATGATGGCCGGGACAACAGTGATTGGGATGAAGATCGCAGCCCACCTGAAGGTCCCAGGGGGGATATGGATGATCACGAACACGGGGATGCAGAGAACAATGATGATGCTATTTCCGGGGATACAGACGATGATCGGGATGGCGAGGGGGAACGGTAG
- a CDS encoding alpha-galactosidase — MFNEACLIYCTDGGEEKTLQFKNLACRKPELQIRVEEERISSGTLLRLTLQTTTRMELVDFRLEARPLGIDKNTLMMVNGFQSWSSSHEMASDERIKPVFSLSRFATEPYGDYGIYRYPHRRGRLHSWTYTHFRNPSAPFYLFGSVDESPGYTLFDYDFDIGTLVISRDCRGVFLREGESYTLLNLYLGEGDEKELFADYFSRWSLPRKGAPRCTGWTSWYNYYTNVTADIIEENLEAIRKEKIPIDVFQIDDGYQRAVGDWLEANEKFPQGMKAVAVSIRRQGLKPGLWLAPFICERNSRLFREKPEWLLRDDRGKPVRAGWNPMWSGFFYALDFYADGFKDYLLEVLRTVGEEWGFELLKLDFLYGVAILPHRGRSRGQIMSEAMDFIHENAGRCRLLGCGVPLGPAMGKVDYCRIGSDVSPFWEYRLLKLINVRERISTINSLRNTIGRARLDGYAFRNDPDVFILRDGKAGVNRNKLNRQQRFTLFFVNHLLGGLVFLSDNIGEYSVEQMNLLRQAYPAKKREIIDMIPQGDLYRIRFRVNGDEYLALINLGGKACRVKMGQGTYFNPGRFIIHGNDEVQLSPYESLCLRKVVPIDGEPFLLGASGHIYPGAQIEEVKIEKDGVTLDMDREAAAETRVFFGVPSRETVLCVNGTDYRACLQEDMYYVVVKPEPGKTLPPERDRGKKELPPSLPRQEPGRPTARKLYRKGRGKWRE, encoded by the coding sequence ATGTTCAACGAAGCTTGCTTGATTTACTGTACAGATGGCGGGGAAGAGAAAACGCTGCAATTCAAGAACCTGGCTTGCCGGAAACCGGAATTGCAGATCCGGGTGGAGGAGGAACGGATTTCATCCGGCACGTTGCTCCGTCTGACCCTTCAGACAACCACGCGGATGGAGTTGGTTGATTTTCGGCTGGAAGCGCGTCCGTTGGGGATAGACAAAAATACGCTGATGATGGTAAATGGTTTTCAATCCTGGAGCTCCAGCCACGAGATGGCAAGTGACGAAAGGATCAAACCCGTTTTTTCCCTTTCCCGCTTTGCCACCGAACCTTACGGGGATTACGGTATTTACAGATATCCACATCGGCGGGGAAGATTGCACTCATGGACCTATACCCATTTTCGCAATCCATCCGCTCCATTTTACCTTTTTGGTTCCGTGGATGAGTCGCCAGGCTATACCCTCTTTGATTATGATTTTGACATCGGCACGCTTGTCATCAGCCGCGATTGTCGGGGTGTTTTTCTTCGTGAGGGGGAGAGCTACACCCTGTTGAATCTATATCTTGGTGAAGGCGATGAGAAAGAACTTTTTGCAGATTATTTTTCCCGGTGGTCACTACCCCGGAAAGGGGCACCCCGATGTACCGGCTGGACCAGCTGGTACAACTATTATACCAATGTCACGGCGGATATAATCGAAGAGAATCTTGAAGCCATCCGCAAGGAGAAGATCCCCATTGACGTTTTTCAGATCGACGACGGATATCAACGGGCCGTGGGGGATTGGCTGGAGGCCAACGAGAAGTTCCCGCAGGGGATGAAAGCGGTAGCTGTGAGCATCCGCCGGCAGGGTTTGAAGCCGGGGCTGTGGCTGGCGCCGTTCATCTGTGAACGAAATTCCCGTCTGTTCAGGGAGAAGCCCGAATGGTTACTGAGGGATGACCGCGGCAAGCCCGTCAGGGCCGGATGGAATCCCATGTGGAGTGGTTTCTTTTACGCACTGGATTTCTATGCCGATGGATTCAAAGATTATCTGCTGGAGGTTCTGCGGACTGTTGGCGAGGAATGGGGTTTCGAGCTGCTCAAACTTGATTTTCTTTACGGAGTTGCCATTCTGCCCCACCGTGGGCGCAGCCGCGGGCAGATCATGAGCGAGGCGATGGATTTTATCCATGAAAATGCCGGCCGTTGCCGCCTGCTGGGGTGTGGTGTCCCGCTCGGACCCGCAATGGGGAAAGTTGATTATTGCCGCATCGGCAGTGATGTGTCCCCTTTCTGGGAATACCGCTTGCTCAAATTGATCAATGTTCGCGAAAGAATATCCACCATCAACTCGTTGCGCAACACCATTGGCAGGGCAAGGCTTGACGGTTATGCTTTTCGCAACGACCCCGATGTATTCATCTTGCGCGATGGAAAGGCCGGAGTCAACCGCAACAAACTGAACAGGCAACAGCGCTTTACCCTCTTTTTCGTCAATCATCTGCTGGGGGGCCTCGTTTTTCTTTCCGACAACATAGGGGAATACAGTGTTGAACAGATGAATCTTCTGCGGCAGGCTTATCCGGCAAAAAAGAGGGAAATCATCGATATGATCCCGCAAGGTGACCTCTATCGCATCCGTTTCAGGGTCAACGGGGATGAATACCTCGCCCTGATCAACCTGGGAGGCAAAGCATGCCGTGTAAAGATGGGCCAGGGAACTTATTTTAATCCGGGCCGATTCATCATTCACGGGAACGACGAGGTGCAGTTGTCGCCATACGAATCCCTCTGCCTGCGAAAGGTGGTGCCGATTGATGGCGAACCTTTCCTTCTGGGCGCTTCCGGTCATATTTACCCCGGTGCACAGATCGAAGAAGTGAAGATAGAAAAGGATGGCGTTACTCTCGATATGGACAGGGAGGCAGCGGCGGAAACAAGGGTGTTTTTCGGTGTACCCTCCAGGGAGACCGTTTTATGTGTCAACGGGACCGATTACCGGGCTTGCCTGCAAGAAGATATGTACTATGTGGTAGTCAAACCGGAACCCGGGAAGACACTGCCGCCGGAGCGGGATAGAGGGAAAAAAGAATTGCCGCCTTCCCTGCCCCGTCAGGAACCGGGGCGGCCCACGGCCAGGAAGTTGTATCGAAAAGGCCGGGGCAAATGGCGGGAATAA